One Pseudonocardia abyssalis DNA segment encodes these proteins:
- a CDS encoding S49 family peptidase: protein MRFPDALTSRLPGARSDKPVVSLVRLHGVITPTAGPVPRAVINAQTVEKTLERAFAPDRLAAVALLINSPGGSPTQSALVADAIRRHADEKGVPVLAFCEDVAASGGYWLACAADEIHAHPTSLVGSIGVVSQGFGLDGLIERYGVRRRLYTAGGSKARLDPFLPEKPEDVAWLRDLQDQLHTMFRDWVTSRRGDRLAADADLFTGEVWTGAKAVGLGLADGLGTAHSVLGERYPDAELVTVDARKPLLARLGLGGPAAGGAPFGTDGLLGMVQAAEIRANWARYGL from the coding sequence CTGCGCTTCCCCGACGCCCTGACCTCCCGGCTCCCCGGAGCACGCTCCGACAAGCCCGTCGTGTCCCTGGTGCGGCTGCACGGGGTGATCACGCCGACGGCCGGTCCGGTGCCGCGGGCGGTGATCAACGCCCAGACCGTCGAGAAGACGCTGGAGCGGGCGTTCGCCCCCGACCGGCTCGCCGCGGTCGCGCTGCTGATCAACTCGCCGGGCGGGTCGCCGACGCAGTCCGCGCTCGTCGCCGACGCGATCCGCCGCCACGCCGACGAGAAGGGCGTGCCGGTGCTGGCGTTCTGTGAGGACGTCGCCGCGTCCGGCGGGTACTGGCTCGCGTGCGCTGCCGACGAGATCCACGCGCACCCGACCTCGCTCGTCGGCTCGATCGGGGTCGTCAGCCAGGGCTTCGGGCTCGACGGCCTGATCGAGCGCTACGGCGTGCGGCGCAGGCTCTACACCGCGGGCGGGTCCAAGGCGCGGCTCGACCCGTTCCTCCCGGAGAAGCCCGAGGACGTCGCCTGGCTGCGCGATCTGCAGGACCAGCTGCACACGATGTTCCGCGACTGGGTGACCTCGCGCCGGGGCGACCGCCTCGCCGCCGACGCCGATCTGTTCACCGGCGAGGTCTGGACCGGCGCGAAGGCGGTCGGGCTGGGCCTGGCCGACGGCCTCGGCACCGCCCACTCGGTGCTGGGCGAGCGGTACCCCGACGCCGAGCTGGTGACCGTCGACGCGCGCAAGCCGCTGCTCGCCCGACTGGGGCTGGGCGGTCCGGCCGCGGGCGGTGCCCCGTTCGGGACGGACGGCCTGCTCGGGATGGTGCAGGCGGCCGAGATACGCGCGAACTGGGCACGGTACGGTTTGTAG